The DNA sequence ATTAATCCCGCATATCCCGCACCTAAGATTACTATTCTTGGTTTGTTCAACTTCATCACTTCCATCTACGTATTTTACTTTTCTCTTGTAAGAAAATATTACAAACTTCGTCACAATTAAAGATTTGTGATCTATTTCACGTACTTGCATATACTACTTGTGTTATTAATAGTAATAAAATAAAGTCGCTTTTTAGACACAAATCACACATCTATTATAATATTTGTTTTACTTACTTTTTTCAACTGTTTTATGTTTAATTTTCACTAAAAAACGAATGAATATACTGAATTTCATCTCGAACATTAGGTAAAACAGGAAAGTTGCCCCATTGTGTGATTGATACTGCTTTCCTTTCCAAACCAATATGACTATAATAAATGTTGGTTAGTTTAATTATTGTCGGAGGTGTTTACTTTGTCTGAAGAACAAAATGTTTATGATATTACAATTATTGGTGCTGGACCGACTGGGTTGTTTACAGCTTTTTACGGCGGAATGCGACAAGCAAAGGTTAAAATTATTGAAAGCATGCCCCAACTAGGCGGGCAACTCTCTGCTCTTTATCCTGAAAAATACATTTATGATGTAGCAGGCTTCCCTAAAATTCGCGCACAAGAACTAGTGGATAACTTAAAAGAACAAATGGATAAATTTAATCCAACAATTGTTCTTGAACAAGCGGTTGATAAAGTCACTAAACGTGATGATGATATTTTTGAGCTAAAAACTGAAAAAGAAACACATTACTCTAAATCAATTGTTATCACAGCTGGTGCTGGGGCATTTCAGCCTCGTCGACTAGAGCTTGATAACGCACCATTATACGAAGGAAAAAACCTTCACTATTTTGTTAATGATTTAAGCGTCTTCGCAGGACAAAAAGTATTAGTTTGTGGTGGCGGTGACTCCGCGTTAGATTGGTCATTAATGCTTGAACCAATTGCTGATGAAGTTACATTAATTCATAGACGTGATAAGTTTAGAGCTCATGAACATAGTGTCGAATTACTTTATAACTCAAAAGTAAATGTTAAAACACCTCATGCCATTAAAGAATTAATTGGTGATGGTGAAAAAATTACACAAGTTGTCATTGAAGAAGTAAAAGGTGAAGAAGAATTCACTTTGGACGTGGATGCTGTCATTGTTAACTTCGGATTTGTATCATCCCTTGGTCCTATTAAGGAATGGGGTCTCGACATTGAGAAAAATTCAATCGTCGTTAATTCAAAAATGGAAACGAATATTCCTGGAATCTATGCTGCGGGAGACGTTTGTACGTACCCTGGTAAAGTAAAGTTAATTGCAACTGGGTTTGGCGAAGCACCTACTGCAGTCAATAATGCTAAAGGGTATATGGATCCTAAAGCACGATTACAACCGGGGCATAGCTCAAGCATGTTCTAAGAAAAACCGCTAGCGGTCTTTCTTAATGCCTGATCTAGCTTAAAAGACATCTATGAGCATCTAAACTTTTTATACTTTCCTACTTTCTAAATAAGGCACAGCCTATATTAATTAAACAAAAAGAGTCCAGCACAAGTGCTGGACTCTTTTCGTTTATTGATTCTTTCCATTGTTCCCTTTATTTTGCTTATCTGATGGTTGTTTGCCCTGTTCTTTTTTCTTTACATCTTTTTCATCCTTTTTATTTTCTTTATTTTCTTGTTTACGTTCTTGACCTTTTTGCTTATTTTGCTCTTTCCTTACTTCTTTTTGTTCTTTTTTTACTTTGTTCTCTTCTTTCTTTACATCCTTATGCTCTTTCTTTACTTCTTTTCGCTCATTCTTGTTCAGGTTGTGATTGTTTTTCTTTTCTTCTTTCTTTTGTGGAGCCTTTTCTTGTTTTACTTCTTCTTGTTGTTGTGTTCCATCATCATTCTGTTGTTCTTCTTCCGTTTCCATATTCGCTTCCAATACTTCTACTTTTTCTTCTTCTACATTTTGTTCAAGCTCTGAACGGACTTCTTCTACTTGTTCTTCCGCCCATTCTTCTGTTCCCTCTTGTACTGCTTCCTCTTTACGTTCTGGGAATTTCTTGCTTAGTTTTTCTTCATATTTAGCAATGGCTTTATCAATGTTTTTCTGAAGAGCAGCTTGTGCCTTTGGATTTTTTACTTTTTCTAACGCTTTTTGAAGGGCCAATACGTTCTTTTGATATTTAATTTCAAAACTAGACTCCGGTTCAGAAGTTTCCGTTGTATCCTCTGTCTCTTTCACAGTTTCAACTGGTTCCTCTACGACTTCATCAATGTCTTCAATTTCAATTTCATCAATTTGCTCAATTTCTTCGCCATTTTCGTCTTCTGAATCAACTTCGTTTCGTGATTCTGCATATTTAGCTAACGCTTTTTCTTGTTGGTCAATTGCTTTTTGAAGTATTTCTTGGGCAAGCTCAACTTCCCCTTGTTCTATCAATGCCTCTGCTTCTTTAATGCGTTCTTCAACAAAGTCGGCAAGTAATTCTGATTCTTTGTCTTTATCAAACGTTAATGCCAATTGAACATTCTCACGAAGCTTTTTAAAGAAATAAAAGAAATCATTAGGAAGTAATGATGGCACTTCATCTTCTACAATCGTTTCCACGTCTTCCTCAAGCTCTATTGTTTCGAAATTATTCTCATCCGTTTCTATCAATACTTCTTCTTGCTCTGTAGTAATGCCTTCTTCGTTGTTCGCCAATGCTTGTCCACTACTCATGACAAGGGAAAGAACTAGTAAACTAGTTACTACTTGTCTTCTACCTTTTCTTGATTTTTTCAACATAAAAAAACCTCCCATTTTTTTGTTCAGTGGAAGAAAGAAAAACTCACTCTAAAAAGAACGTTTTCTCATCCTTCAGCAGTCCAGCCACCTTAGCAGTATATATACCTTAGGTCTGCAACTTTGCGCCCCTTTTTTTCAAAAGGTTTGCCTTTTTCAAATGTATCGGTAATGCTTTGTTCTTAAAACCATCATACACCTTCCATGCTTTTTGTACTATAGGTATAAGCCAAAATGGATAGTTAGTCCTATAAGAAAAGACCGCTATCGGTCTTTTCTTATAAGCACTGTGCGAACCGCTACCTTCTTAAAAGTAAAACAAGAGTGGGGTTCTTTTGTTTTACTTGTAGCGTGTAAAGCCAGTGCTCTTCATTGGTTGACCCCAGGAATTTTTTACTTTCAAATACGTTTAATTTCCTTATTTTTAAACAAAAAAACCTCAAGATAGAAAAATCTTCTACCTTGAGGTTAATGGACTATAGATTAACAATCTTCTGGTGTTCCTGCATTTGTTGCTGTTCGAAATGAAGACCCACAACCACATGAAGCAATGGCATTTGGATTATCAATAGTAAATCCGCCGCCCATCATGTTTTGTTTATAATCAATGACTACACCTTTTAAAACAGGTACACTTTCATTGTCTACTACCACTTGAAGTCCGTTTAGGGTTAACGTCGTATCTTCTTCTTCCGCTTTGGAATCAAAACCCATCCCGTAAGAAAGCCCGCTACAGCCGCCACCTTTAACTCCAACTCGAAGCATAAGGTCTTCGCCTTCTTCAGCCATCATCTTCTTGATCTGCTCTACAGCAGAATCAGTAATTGTAAGCATTACGCATTCTCCCTTCCTTGTGTTAATCAAGGTTGTATCTGCACATACTTATATTGTACTCTGTTCCCTATTTTATCTCAAGAAAATGACTTATTTAAGATTATTGGCCGACAATTTTTTTATCTAATATATAATTATGCTTCTCATCCAATTCTTGACTATACTGCAATACAAGCGGGTGACTCATTCCATTTGCTAACGCTGTTTCAATCATTTTTTCTCTAAGTAATTCTATTTGCTTTAAATAATCTTCACAGTATAAACGTTTAACCACTTCAATCACCCCTTAATGGTTGTCTAATACTATTAATATACCCAATAGTTTACCATATTTAAACCCTTTTAGTAATAGTTTCTGTGTCTTTCTTTTAACAATTTTTAAATATTCGTATAATATTCGTTTAACACCACCCAATTTTTTGAAATCAAAAGTGTATATCGTACATTATTAGGCTAAATATGTTATGATATAATAGCTTTTTACTGATATCTTTAGAAGAATTTTAATGATATATACGCTTTTTTAATCAAAGGAGGAACGTTATGCCTACCCTAACATCTGATAAAAGAATGCTAGAAATTTCAGAGAAAGTTTCAAAAGGTGAGCGATTAACAATAGAGGACGGTCTCTACCTATATGATACACCTGACTTACTTTCTATCGCACAAATGGCGAATAAGGTGAATGAAGAAAAAAATAAAAACCATGTTTATTTCATTCAAAACTTGTATATTAACCCTACTAATGTATGTGAAGCTAATTGTGGATTTTGTGGTTTTAAGAGAAAGCCTGGCGAAGACGGAGCTTATACAATGGACCAAGCTCAGTTACTAGAATATGTGGAAAAAAGATGGAATGATAATATTCGCGAATTTCATATCGTCGGTGGACACAATCACGAAGTTCCTTTTGATTATTATCTTGATACGGTACGTACTTTAAAAAAACATTATCCTACAGCAACC is a window from the Bacillus alkalicellulosilyticus genome containing:
- a CDS encoding aspartyl-phosphate phosphatase Spo0E family protein; the encoded protein is MVKRLYCEDYLKQIELLREKMIETALANGMSHPLVLQYSQELDEKHNYILDKKIVGQ
- a CDS encoding NAD(P)/FAD-dependent oxidoreductase yields the protein MSEEQNVYDITIIGAGPTGLFTAFYGGMRQAKVKIIESMPQLGGQLSALYPEKYIYDVAGFPKIRAQELVDNLKEQMDKFNPTIVLEQAVDKVTKRDDDIFELKTEKETHYSKSIVITAGAGAFQPRRLELDNAPLYEGKNLHYFVNDLSVFAGQKVLVCGGGDSALDWSLMLEPIADEVTLIHRRDKFRAHEHSVELLYNSKVNVKTPHAIKELIGDGEKITQVVIEEVKGEEEFTLDVDAVIVNFGFVSSLGPIKEWGLDIEKNSIVVNSKMETNIPGIYAAGDVCTYPGKVKLIATGFGEAPTAVNNAKGYMDPKARLQPGHSSSMF
- a CDS encoding DUF5667 domain-containing protein — encoded protein: MLKKSRKGRRQVVTSLLVLSLVMSSGQALANNEEGITTEQEEVLIETDENNFETIELEEDVETIVEDEVPSLLPNDFFYFFKKLRENVQLALTFDKDKESELLADFVEERIKEAEALIEQGEVELAQEILQKAIDQQEKALAKYAESRNEVDSEDENGEEIEQIDEIEIEDIDEVVEEPVETVKETEDTTETSEPESSFEIKYQKNVLALQKALEKVKNPKAQAALQKNIDKAIAKYEEKLSKKFPERKEEAVQEGTEEWAEEQVEEVRSELEQNVEEEKVEVLEANMETEEEQQNDDGTQQQEEVKQEKAPQKKEEKKNNHNLNKNERKEVKKEHKDVKKEENKVKKEQKEVRKEQNKQKGQERKQENKENKKDEKDVKKKEQGKQPSDKQNKGNNGKNQ
- a CDS encoding HesB/IscA family protein; the protein is MLTITDSAVEQIKKMMAEEGEDLMLRVGVKGGGCSGLSYGMGFDSKAEEEDTTLTLNGLQVVVDNESVPVLKGVVIDYKQNMMGGGFTIDNPNAIASCGCGSSFRTATNAGTPEDC